One Candidatus Nomurabacteria bacterium genomic window carries:
- a CDS encoding NAD(P)/FAD-dependent oxidoreductase codes for MDRRNVSKKYSADVIVVGSGAGGSVAALTLADAGKRVIIVEKEAVGGDCANYSCIPTKALLETAAMQKMITQAPAHGIKIGNVKLSYEAAIHSVNQSIHSTGVLHPGHSPYDNANIQLVRGQAHCLDKHTISVDLTRYTAANIIIASGSTPFVPKIPGLQEIDYITYRTFAKQKTLPPSVAIIGGGTTAYEYAQIYAAFGVKTHVFESHYHLFSSFDSEVGDLAESALTNTGVRIHTAANITKVHTTKNGNLITFSQAGQEHHVSVDSIFVAAGNIPNTDIGLENAGVLNSEEGIRVNKRLQTSQKNIFAIGDVTGNSHSASSAVHQGLVTAHNILHRKKIMFQDHAVPRVAYGMPEIVVVGKTERQLKLTGLPYQTSIAPLGIVGKAHTSAYTSGFVKIVASYTGHVVGVSIVAPQASEFASELTFAIQHCHRACDIANTIHPFSSWSEAVRVAASKIYCT; via the coding sequence ATGGATAGACGTAACGTAAGTAAAAAATATAGTGCCGATGTCATCGTAGTTGGTAGCGGAGCCGGTGGGTCTGTTGCAGCTTTAACCCTTGCCGATGCTGGCAAACGCGTCATCATAGTAGAAAAAGAAGCTGTCGGTGGTGATTGTGCCAACTATTCTTGTATTCCTACAAAAGCACTATTAGAAACAGCAGCTATGCAAAAAATGATTACACAGGCACCTGCCCATGGCATAAAGATTGGGAATGTAAAACTCAGTTACGAAGCTGCAATTCATTCTGTTAATCAATCCATTCATAGTACAGGCGTGCTACATCCGGGTCATAGCCCATATGACAATGCAAATATACAGCTTGTACGTGGCCAAGCCCATTGTTTAGACAAACACACGATAAGTGTAGATTTAACTCGCTACACTGCTGCCAATATCATTATTGCCAGTGGAAGCACACCTTTTGTTCCCAAAATACCTGGTTTACAAGAAATTGATTACATAACATATAGGACTTTTGCAAAACAAAAAACACTGCCCCCGTCTGTTGCAATTATTGGTGGAGGTACCACGGCGTACGAATATGCTCAAATATACGCAGCATTTGGTGTAAAAACACATGTGTTTGAATCTCATTATCACTTATTTTCTTCGTTTGATTCTGAAGTAGGTGACCTCGCAGAGAGTGCCTTAACCAATACTGGCGTACGGATACACACGGCTGCGAACATCACTAAAGTGCACACAACCAAAAACGGTAATCTCATTACTTTTTCTCAAGCCGGCCAAGAACATCATGTATCGGTAGATAGTATTTTTGTAGCAGCGGGCAATATACCAAATACAGATATAGGGTTAGAAAACGCTGGTGTTCTTAATTCTGAAGAAGGTATTCGTGTAAATAAGCGCCTGCAAACATCACAAAAGAATATCTTTGCCATTGGCGATGTAACTGGTAATAGCCATAGCGCAAGCAGTGCGGTACACCAAGGTCTTGTTACCGCCCACAATATTCTGCACCGTAAGAAAATCATGTTTCAAGATCATGCTGTTCCGCGAGTCGCCTATGGCATGCCAGAAATAGTTGTTGTAGGCAAAACAGAAAGACAGCTCAAACTAACAGGTTTACCATACCAGACTTCAATAGCACCGCTAGGTATTGTTGGTAAAGCACACACAAGCGCCTACACGAGTGGATTCGTTAAAATTGTTGCTTCTTACACTGGCCACGTAGTTGGTGTAAGTATAGTTGCCCCCCAGGCCAGTGAATTTGCTAGTGAACTCACTTTTGCTATACAGCATTGCCACCGCGCCTGTGATATCGCAAACACAATCCATCCTTTTTCTAGCTGGAGTGAGGCTGTAAGAGTCGCAGCTAGTAAAATTTACTGCACTTAG
- a CDS encoding GNAT family N-acetyltransferase encodes MKAPELKTTDSLITLIVPDVQRDTKLGVQWLNGELGHVTMQSMGNTKDVIDNILPTTVETESERVRNFLERTDQLNWMIEYNGTVVGSIWVDLEDSHYLPGPSVHIMVGDPAMRGKGIGSASVSAVIEYLQGLGSKVIYSRHLITNEASSRLLRQIGFVNVGEPYTSDTLKFQNLVLEIS; translated from the coding sequence ATGAAGGCACCCGAGCTTAAAACTACTGATTCCCTTATAACACTAATAGTTCCAGACGTACAGCGTGACACCAAACTTGGCGTGCAATGGCTTAATGGTGAACTAGGACATGTCACTATGCAATCTATGGGGAACACAAAGGACGTTATAGATAACATACTCCCAACAACAGTAGAAACAGAATCAGAAAGGGTCAGAAACTTTCTAGAACGTACAGACCAGCTGAACTGGATGATTGAATATAACGGCACAGTAGTTGGTTCTATTTGGGTTGACTTAGAAGACTCACATTACCTACCTGGTCCATCAGTGCATATTATGGTTGGTGACCCAGCTATGCGGGGTAAAGGTATTGGTTCTGCTAGTGTTAGTGCCGTTATTGAGTATCTTCAAGGGCTTGGCAGTAAGGTCATATATTCAAGACATCTAATCACAAACGAAGCTAGTAGTAGATTACTCAGACAAATAGGATTTGTTAACGTAGGCGAGCCATATACGAGCGACACACTAAAATTTCAAAATCTAGTACTAGAAATATCGTAG
- a CDS encoding tRNA-dihydrouridine synthase — translation MFSLHSLKRPFFVLAPMDDVTDTVLRQIVADCSPPDLFFTEFVNVDGLQSKGRDKLLHRLDYTAKERPLIAQIWGKNPENYEKTAKELVAMGFAGVDINMGCPDKSITKNGCCSALINNRELAVSIIAAVKRGVAGRIPVSVKTRTGWNEVDYSWPELLLKQDIDMLTIHGRTKTEMSKVPARWNDIAHIRTIRDSVAPHTLVVGNGDVLSRQEGEQLAMQHRLDGIMIGRAIFHDPYVFATQSPWAYTSQVKKLQMYKQHIELFCQTYEPKNDETRWVRNWESLKRMAKIYIHGIEGASAFRDVFMRSTTAAEMLQHLDNEITKLQNN, via the coding sequence ATGTTTTCACTACATAGTCTAAAGAGGCCATTTTTTGTTTTGGCACCAATGGATGACGTCACAGATACAGTTTTACGCCAGATTGTTGCAGATTGTTCACCACCAGATTTATTTTTTACTGAATTCGTCAATGTAGACGGCTTACAAAGTAAGGGGCGTGACAAACTGCTGCACAGGTTAGACTACACTGCTAAAGAACGCCCGTTAATTGCTCAAATATGGGGCAAAAATCCAGAAAATTACGAAAAAACCGCCAAAGAACTTGTTGCTATGGGCTTTGCTGGTGTTGATATTAATATGGGTTGCCCAGATAAATCAATCACAAAAAACGGCTGTTGTTCGGCGCTCATTAATAACCGCGAGCTTGCAGTTAGCATCATAGCCGCCGTTAAGCGTGGTGTGGCTGGCCGTATACCAGTAAGTGTAAAAACCCGTACCGGTTGGAATGAAGTTGATTACAGCTGGCCTGAGCTGCTACTAAAGCAAGATATAGATATGCTCACCATACATGGGCGCACTAAAACAGAAATGAGCAAAGTACCAGCTCGTTGGAACGATATCGCGCACATACGAACGATACGGGATAGCGTGGCGCCTCACACTCTTGTTGTTGGCAATGGTGATGTACTTAGCAGGCAGGAGGGTGAACAACTAGCAATGCAGCACCGCTTAGATGGCATTATGATTGGGCGGGCTATTTTTCATGACCCATATGTATTCGCTACACAAAGTCCGTGGGCATATACTTCACAAGTAAAAAAACTACAAATGTACAAACAGCACATAGAATTATTTTGCCAAACTTATGAACCAAAAAACGATGAAACTAGGTGGGTCCGTAACTGGGAAAGTCTAAAACGAATGGCAAAGATATATATTCATGGTATTGAAGGGGCAAGCGCTTTTAGAGATGTCTTTATGCGCAGCACAACAGCAGCAGAAATGTTGCAACATCTAGATAACGAGATTACAAAGCTACAAAACAACTAA
- a CDS encoding NAD(P)H-dependent oxidoreductase, with protein sequence MAHIQVIVGSTRPGRVGRNVADWFMSQAQIPAGSTVEIIDLADINLPMLDEPKSAMMDQYSKDHTKSWSQIISKADGYVWVTPEYNHGTSAVLKNAIDYLYKEWAYKPVAFVGYGGMGATRAIEHLVNIASELRMFPLKSRYHVLDVWAAFNNDGSIKPELVRGDASSLLSEVTKVSDATKSLRQ encoded by the coding sequence ATGGCGCATATACAAGTAATAGTTGGCTCTACCCGCCCTGGACGTGTTGGCCGTAACGTTGCCGATTGGTTTATGTCTCAGGCCCAAATACCGGCTGGTTCAACGGTTGAAATTATAGATTTAGCAGATATTAATTTGCCAATGCTAGATGAACCTAAAAGTGCGATGATGGATCAATACAGTAAAGATCATACAAAATCATGGTCACAAATCATTAGCAAAGCAGATGGTTATGTGTGGGTAACCCCAGAATATAACCACGGTACATCTGCGGTACTTAAAAATGCTATAGATTATTTATATAAAGAATGGGCATATAAACCTGTTGCCTTTGTCGGCTACGGTGGCATGGGTGCGACCCGTGCAATTGAGCATTTAGTAAATATTGCCAGCGAACTACGTATGTTCCCGCTAAAATCACGGTACCACGTGCTTGATGTATGGGCTGCCTTTAATAACGATGGTTCTATTAAACCAGAGCTGGTGCGTGGTGATGCCAGCTCGTTGCTGTCAGAAGTAACCAAAGTTTCAGACGCTACAAAGAGTTTACGGCAATAA
- a CDS encoding RNA-binding protein produces MAFKLFVGSLSWGTDDEALQAAFAPFGTVVSASVIKDRESGRSKGFGFVEYETPEEGKAAIDALNNSELDGRTIVVNEARPKEDRPRNGGGGSRGGYGGGNRSGGGSFRTSSW; encoded by the coding sequence ATGGCATTCAAACTATTTGTTGGCAGCCTGTCTTGGGGAACCGATGACGAAGCGCTGCAAGCTGCATTTGCTCCATTTGGTACAGTTGTATCCGCTAGCGTGATCAAAGATCGCGAAAGTGGCCGCAGCAAAGGCTTTGGCTTCGTGGAGTACGAAACTCCAGAAGAAGGTAAAGCTGCTATCGATGCTCTGAACAACTCAGAGCTAGATGGTCGTACCATTGTGGTAAATGAAGCACGCCCAAAAGAAGATCGTCCTCGTAACGGTGGCGGCGGAAGCCGTGGCGGTTATGGTGGTGGTAATCGAAGTGGCGGCGGTTCATTCCGCACCAGCAGCTGGTAA
- a CDS encoding ABC transporter ATP-binding protein, with protein sequence MVKSAVVKVKKLVKKYDNKKVVDGVSFSIAQGEIFGILGPNGAGKTTTLEMIEGLRLIDAGEAYIDGINVATHPTDIRYRIGVQPQSPAFQDKTKAVEVLDMFAAAYGVKSSSHDLLQKVSLLDKASTYTEQLSGGQLQRLSIAAALVHSPKVLFMDEPTTGLDPQARRNIWELVKSIKANGVTVVLTTHYMEEAELLCDRVAIMDKGVVIAVDTPQILVEQLLMRGFKKKRQVNQANLEDVFIDLTGKELRD encoded by the coding sequence ATGGTAAAATCAGCGGTCGTCAAGGTAAAAAAGCTTGTAAAGAAATACGATAACAAGAAAGTTGTTGACGGTGTTTCTTTTTCAATCGCTCAGGGCGAGATCTTTGGTATATTAGGCCCTAACGGTGCTGGTAAAACGACCACGTTAGAAATGATAGAAGGCTTGCGCCTTATTGATGCAGGCGAGGCGTATATAGACGGCATCAACGTGGCTACACACCCAACAGATATCCGTTACCGTATTGGTGTGCAACCTCAATCACCAGCCTTTCAAGATAAAACTAAAGCGGTAGAAGTATTAGACATGTTTGCCGCTGCTTATGGTGTAAAAAGTAGTAGCCACGATTTGCTTCAAAAAGTAAGTCTCCTAGATAAAGCCTCTACGTATACCGAGCAACTATCTGGTGGGCAATTGCAGCGGCTTAGCATTGCTGCAGCACTTGTACATAGTCCGAAAGTACTATTTATGGATGAACCCACTACAGGCTTAGACCCACAAGCACGTCGTAACATATGGGAGCTCGTAAAAAGCATCAAAGCCAACGGTGTTACTGTAGTGCTTACTACGCATTATATGGAAGAAGCTGAATTGCTTTGTGACCGTGTAGCAATTATGGATAAAGGGGTCGTGATAGCAGTAGATACTCCTCAGATACTTGTAGAACAGTTGTTAATGCGAGGGTTCAAAAAGAAACGTCAGGTAAACCAAGCCAACCTAGAAGATGTCTTTATAGATTTAACAGGTAAAGAACTACGAGATTAG
- a CDS encoding ABC transporter permease, with the protein MSSFYTIKTIAVINTKRFFRDKLAIFFTIAFPLIFLIIFGSLFNGDNNVSFKVALINESSSQIATQFVNSAGQSNILKIDSSIDNKDQAVKKMQRSELDATIILPQSFGQQQNGIPSGQVTVLYNENSQQAGSALSSILKAQMDELNKQFVDTYVPFTVVQESTKAQGLSQFDYTFAGLVGFAIISLGIFGPTNVFPELKKQGVLRRLHTTPLKVRHYFIANVGSQGLIGMLSIATMFIFSLLVFDLQMKGSYVTFAAFVALSIVMIYGIGLAIGGWAKNERQAAPLSNLVTFPMIFLSGTFFPRFLMPEWLQSVTNLLPLTPVIDGVRLIVTEGKGMLEILPQVGLVAVWALVIYLIAFRVFRWE; encoded by the coding sequence ATGAGCAGTTTTTACACTATTAAAACAATTGCGGTAATAAATACAAAACGTTTTTTTCGTGATAAATTGGCTATTTTCTTTACAATTGCCTTTCCGTTAATATTTTTGATAATATTTGGATCTTTATTTAACGGTGATAACAACGTCTCATTTAAGGTAGCACTAATTAACGAATCAAGTAGTCAGATAGCGACACAATTTGTTAATAGTGCAGGCCAATCAAATATTCTAAAAATTGACAGTTCAATTGATAATAAAGACCAAGCAGTTAAAAAGATGCAAAGAAGCGAACTAGATGCAACAATCATTCTGCCCCAGAGTTTTGGCCAACAACAAAATGGTATTCCATCAGGGCAAGTAACGGTTTTATACAATGAAAATAGTCAGCAAGCTGGTAGTGCGTTGTCTTCTATACTAAAAGCCCAGATGGACGAGTTGAATAAACAGTTTGTTGATACGTACGTACCTTTTACTGTTGTGCAAGAATCTACCAAGGCACAAGGTCTGTCGCAATTTGATTACACCTTTGCTGGTTTAGTGGGCTTTGCAATTATTAGCCTTGGCATTTTTGGCCCGACCAATGTCTTTCCAGAGCTTAAAAAACAAGGCGTATTGCGTCGCTTACATACAACACCCTTGAAAGTGAGGCACTATTTTATAGCAAACGTTGGGTCACAGGGCCTGATTGGGATGTTATCTATCGCTACGATGTTTATTTTTTCTCTACTTGTTTTTGATTTACAGATGAAAGGTAGCTATGTAACATTCGCAGCGTTTGTGGCGCTTAGCATTGTCATGATATATGGCATTGGCTTAGCTATTGGTGGCTGGGCAAAGAACGAACGCCAAGCTGCACCGCTTAGTAATTTAGTGACATTTCCAATGATATTTTTGTCTGGCACGTTTTTTCCAAGGTTTCTCATGCCTGAATGGCTACAATCTGTTACCAATTTATTACCACTAACACCCGTTATTGATGGGGTGCGACTTATTGTGACAGAAGGCAAGGGTATGCTAGAAATTCTCCCACAGGTAGGGCTAGTGGCCGTATGGGCACTCGTAATTTACCTTATTGCGTTTAGAGTCTTCCGCTGGGAATAG
- a CDS encoding helix-turn-helix transcriptional regulator: protein MKTQSAPQELQKAGCIAKALQILGDKWTPLLIRELTLCPQTFSDLEKLLIGISPRTLSQRLNMLVQEDIVDKRLYCEHPPRYSYQLSPKGRDLQTILQDMAQWSAKYK, encoded by the coding sequence ATGAAGACTCAATCAGCACCCCAAGAACTACAAAAAGCTGGTTGCATTGCAAAAGCACTGCAGATACTTGGTGATAAATGGACGCCCCTGCTGATTCGTGAACTAACGTTATGCCCGCAAACATTTAGCGATTTAGAAAAATTACTAATAGGCATTAGCCCGCGCACACTAAGCCAGCGTCTTAACATGCTTGTGCAAGAAGATATTGTAGACAAGCGCTTGTATTGTGAGCACCCACCCCGCTATTCATACCAGCTGAGCCCAAAAGGTAGAGATTTGCAAACCATACTTCAGGACATGGCCCAGTGGAGTGCGAAATATAAGTAA
- a CDS encoding MFS transporter, producing the protein MIQKIINILFKKRHFWRNVGFDELSELYTSEFLRSLAMSIIGIFVPIYLYKLGYSLTDIFGMQVIWAAIRPPLSYMAAKSVAIFGPKHTMVLASIVQIVYLATLMSMQSAQWPLALLAVLGSLSYTLFNIAIQVDFSKVKHTEHGGKELGFLTIFERFGAAVGPLVGGAIATFVFPQATIFIAIVVMALSLVPLFLTAEPTRTNQFITLKGFPWKRHKHDFIAATFFGVENVVSIVVWPLFISIVLFTSNTYAIVGLLTSVGTAMALLTFYLIGKLIDDKKGGLLLKVGVFVNSIMHILRIFVTTPIQALLVSIVNEPVTASYRMPFAKGLYDAADSVTGYRIVYITLFDSFRMFGLLIFWSVAFVTSLFIHDEKVLLQTLFVYGAISSLGILTQRFAALR; encoded by the coding sequence ATGATACAAAAAATTATAAACATACTATTTAAAAAACGTCATTTTTGGCGTAACGTCGGTTTTGACGAACTAAGTGAACTGTACACGAGTGAATTTTTGCGTAGCTTAGCTATGAGTATAATTGGTATTTTTGTGCCAATATATCTATACAAACTTGGTTATTCACTGACTGATATTTTTGGAATGCAAGTAATATGGGCAGCTATACGGCCACCGCTATCTTACATGGCGGCTAAAAGTGTTGCTATATTTGGCCCAAAGCACACAATGGTGCTTGCTTCTATTGTGCAAATTGTATACCTAGCTACTCTTATGAGTATGCAAAGTGCTCAGTGGCCGCTCGCTCTGCTTGCAGTGTTAGGGTCGTTGTCTTACACGTTGTTTAACATTGCTATACAGGTTGACTTTTCTAAAGTAAAACATACAGAGCATGGCGGCAAAGAACTTGGTTTCTTAACTATATTTGAACGTTTTGGTGCAGCCGTAGGGCCACTTGTTGGTGGTGCTATAGCGACATTTGTCTTCCCCCAAGCCACAATATTCATTGCCATTGTTGTTATGGCCTTATCGCTTGTTCCACTATTTTTAACTGCAGAACCGACCAGAACAAATCAGTTTATTACACTAAAAGGGTTTCCATGGAAAAGACACAAGCACGATTTTATAGCAGCAACATTCTTTGGGGTGGAAAACGTCGTTTCAATTGTTGTCTGGCCATTGTTTATATCTATAGTACTATTTACAAGTAATACATATGCAATTGTAGGTTTACTTACAAGTGTAGGTACGGCAATGGCTTTGCTGACATTCTATTTAATAGGCAAACTCATAGATGATAAAAAGGGTGGTTTATTACTGAAGGTAGGTGTTTTTGTTAATTCAATAATGCATATATTACGAATATTTGTAACGACACCAATTCAAGCACTGCTTGTGAGCATCGTTAACGAGCCAGTGACGGCCAGCTACCGTATGCCTTTTGCAAAAGGTTTATATGACGCCGCCGATAGCGTTACTGGTTACAGGATTGTGTACATTACGCTATTTGATTCATTTAGAATGTTTGGGTTGCTTATATTTTGGTCAGTAGCATTTGTTACATCTTTGTTTATTCATGATGAAAAAGTGCTTTTGCAAACATTATTTGTATATGGCGCTATTAGTTCATTAGGTATTTTAACGCAACGTTTTGCAGCATTAAGGTAA